CTACGTCGGTATCATGGGCTCAATCAAGATGTTTGGTGGAAAACGGCATATATCAGCAACTCACATCAGACCAATAACTGATCACAACgaaatacatcatcattttctgaaAGCTCTGTATGtcagtttgagcttgagagGTGCTACTTCAGGAGGTGTAAGTCAGAAAGTTTATCGACAATTacctcattttcctttcattccaATTTCGATGATCCTTAACACTTGTCAATACGCTTCGCTTTGTATGACCATTCGCTAACCCCGTCGATTGATCACCAGGCCGGAGCCGCTCCTGGTGGATCATCTCATGCAGATTACTCAGCCGGTGTCCAATCTCATTCCAACGAATCAGCATTTTCCGCTCTACCAGCCTTACAACGTAAAATCATGGAATACGTTTCTAAAGATGACACAGATGATGGAGTCCATGTTTCATTGGTATCGAGACAGGTAGGCAATGCGAACGGCGAAGATGTCATGTGAGTCCAAGTCCAGCTTTAGTGAGCCTACATGTGGGcgcaaaagctgattcatgcTTTGTCAGGGAGGCTATCGAGCAACTTATGGCAGATGGATTACTCTTCTCGACcattgatgatttggtaGGTTCATATCTTTTGGTGAACATGTCGATTAGTTCAACTGTATTAACGATTATTTCGATGTAGCATGTGAAATCGATCTAGTAGAATCATACTGTAGGAAGGTGTGTTTGTATTAGAACAGAAGTAGTACGAAGTTATGAAGTATCACGGAATGACAAGCTGAGGCGGAGATATTTGAATATATTTTTATATCAGTCTCTGCAATGTTGTGTATATACCGTGACATATGTGATACAAAACATGCAATCGTGTTCATCATCGCACTTAGTTGTTGTGCTGCTCCTGCGCATGCGTTATGTATGTGATCAAACGTCAAGAATCGTTCTGGACATGGAACGGCCATGTTGATCCTCAGAATGGTGCCACTGATAAAAGAAAGTGTGGGATGCACGGTGCCTCGTCGCCTCCACAGCGTTCAGACGACAATAACCGAATGGATGGTGGTTGGGAGAACGTCACGTCAACGATTCATCGCTATCGTTTCTtatcattcctttctctgCTATCGATCGTTATATCAGACTGTCACTTCTCCGTTCACACTACGAACGCCATACGAGGCGAACCAATTACGAAGCaagatggacgaagaagcaTCATTTTCAGCATTGTTATCATCTACCACTAAACCTTCCAGACCAAGTTGGGACGCACCGGTAAACTCATCAGATGATCCATGGGCGAATCCATTTTCAGATTCTACAACGACTACTATACCCGTTCCCACCCTTGATCCCTAcacgtcatcatcatcgttatcgtTTACTCCAGGGCATTTAGACACTGCTATACCTACTTTCAGTGATATACCAGATATTTCAAATGAAGAGGTATCGCCATACGTTCAAAAGATACACCAAGACGCAGAAGAAGCCGCAGCTGTTGCAATCGTTACTCAAGTGGATCCCCCAAGTGTCATAGCTGCTAGAGAGCAGGAACAACAAGGCTTCGAAGAACCTCATGGGGTTTATGCAAGTAGTTCATTCAATACTCCACTTCCAACAATATCCAATACGAATCATGATTCGAATCCATTTGACAATACAatatcaaattcaggttTATACaaccctcctcctcctgtTGATCCGGCTCAGCAACCATTCATTCAACATCGTCACGAACAGATTGAACCCTCTCAACCTGAGAATGACTCATCCAAAGTAGATACCATAATACCTACtacaaagggaagaatgctaccttcagctttgatagatgAAGATTTAATGGCTGAATCAGATCCTGAACAATCATTGAAAAAAGCTTTTGTCAAATCAACTCCAACCCAAAGAAAACCAGCTGCTCCTGCAAGTGGGGCTACAAACGGCGACAAAACACCGGAAAAGAAATCTTACATCTTCACTCCTACTTCAAACAAGCAACCAAAGCCGAATGGGAAAGAACAAACGGATCAGAAAGTAGAAGATAGTGATAAAGCGGATGACATTCAgccaaaggaagaagaatccaCCAAGGAATCCGCTGATTCAAAGGCAAACACAAGTGAACCAGAAGTAGAGGAGCaaaaagaaggcgaagatCCTGAGGGAAAGCCATCTGCTGAAAGCACACCTAGGAAAGAAACAGTTCCACCTATCGTCGAAGAACGCGGAGCTACTCCTACAGCACCCTCTTCACCTACATCAATACCTTTAcccacttcttcatctgcgACACCTACGATATCCAGAGTACCTACTCCACTTCCTCCTAGACCAGATGCAACCGATTCATCTTCCGTCTTAGCTACACCCTCATCAGATCGAGTGTCAGTCTCACCGCTGGATGCTCCATCCGTGCCTGCAGAAGAAGACTATGGGTTCAAATCACTTTCCATAGGTGGATCAGCGATGACTTCTACTCCCACTCCAGCGGCACCTCCAGTCCCGGAGAAAGAGTGGAGCTCGTCAGCTTCAAATTCCGACATTACCAGTCCGCCAAGTTCAAGATTCGGTGGGAAAGGCTGGGGAGTACTAGATGATCAAGACGAAACACAAGAGGGTCTGTTCGGTAAAGGTGGACCTGCATCTAGCGTTACACCATGGAGTGTCAATGACACATCAAGCGGTTGGGGCGAAACTTCGATGGAAGATGTtttggcttcttctgctgcaattgctggaccatcaagatcatttaGTGATACAAATGGCTCTTCCTCACTCACTTCACCCATCCGAACAACTTTCTACGGATCTGACCgtgatgaacctgaatcacctAATGAAAGTATGTCAAACTCTAATTCAAATGTGACACCAACAACATCACCTCGAAAGAAATTATCAAGTTTACCCGTATTCCAAATCACCGTATCCGATCCTACAAAAGTAGGGGATCCAGTCCGAGGATATACAGTTTACACAGTTCGGACTCAAACCACTTCGCCTCACTATCGAAAAGGATCATTTTCAGTTTTAAGAAGATTCTCAGATTTCTTATGGCTGATAGAAattctcaccttcaacaaTCCCGGTATAATCATACCTCCCATGCCTGGTAAACATACTTTTGGTAGATTCCAAGATCAATTCATTGAAACTCGTCGCTCAGCTTTAGAAAGATGTTTATCGAAAGTAACGAATCATCCTGTATTACAGTTAGATCCAGATCTAAGAACTTTTTTGGAAAGTGATTCGTTCGCATTCGATAGTAAGAATCGTAAGAATGAAGTCATCGCAATTGAAAAGCAGTCAGCAAGTTTATTGAATGTGGGTGGATGGACAGGACCTAAATTtattgaacaagatgattgGTTTGAAAGTAGAAAGTCATTCCTGGATTCTTTAGAAAATCAACTAAAATCTCTAAGTAAATCAATCGAAACATCCTCAAAGCAAAGATTAGATTTATCATCGTCCATAAACGAATTTGGTGAATCGATAATTGCATTATCGGAATCTGATCTAGGTgcatcactttcatctgcATTGAGTCAGTTGGCAAATATAActgaaagggaaaaagaacATTTTGAAGATCAAGCAAAGGATGAAGTTGTCACTTTATTAAATATGGCTGATGAATACATCAGATTTATACAATCTGTTAGAATCGCTTTTGCGGGTAGAATCAAATCTTGGAATCAATGGcaatcaggtgaaaaagatgtaACTAGATTGAAAAGTCAGAGGGAAAAATTAAGATCAACGGGTAAATTGGGTGATAGAGCGAATCAGACTCTGGCTGAAATTgcagaagtgagttttgacatcctcttcttcgctcTTGCTGTAGTGTCATGAACCTATACAGCTCAGATATGTTAGTCAGGCGATCCACGTGCTAAAGCTTTTTTGATTACATCAATAACAGGCAGAGAGAACAGCTCGTGAACTTCACTCGACATTCGAACATTTATCGAGACTTACCAAATCTGAATTCGTAAGattcgaaagagaaagagtaGAAGAATTCAAATCGACCTTGGAAAAATACCTGAATGGCATGAtcgaaaaacaaaaagaattgattgaattatGGGAAGCCTTTCATAAATTATTAGCTGGTTTAGTGGAAAAAAGTTCAAGTTCAAACTCTAAGAATCAAAATAATGGtgattgaatttgacttgatATGAATTGTGTATTTATGGATTGTACGCAAAAGGAAGATGGGGAAGATTTCGTGAAAGGGTTGTATCATAAAAGTAGAAGCGGTAATAGAACAGAGGTGATGTTTATATGCATGGTTTGGTCTGGTCAACTTGTCATAAATTCTAGTGCGGAGGACCTCGATATTTCTCCTTGGATAAAGACTGATAAAGGGAACATCCCACTTGGAAACGATCGGGTTGAAATTCGTTCATAGTTCAGTTGGTTCTCGATGGTCATGCTCTACGCTacacgaagatgaagaattcgACGTTCAAATGCAGGTGCAAATACATGTCATCGGATATGGATGTGTATGAGATAAAGTCATGCAAACGTGAACTAGTATCATACGTCCTCAGCAATGGGTTTACGCGATGCTTACACAATGATCATATACTACTGACAATACGTTCATAAGTACATGCTACGATACTTTCTCTACCCAAAACCTACATCCAGATCTACAGCTAGATCTACGTCTACATTCCCTTTCTCATGATattctttctccatcttcttctttccccaCCGACGACTTCAATCCCCGAAACGTCCAAGAACGGTACATTATCCCAATTGTATCCTGCAAtaccatcttgttcatttATGGGTTTTGTCCAATCCATTAATCCTGGAGTCGGCATTTCGATTGAACCATTTTTGATTATTCCATTACATCTTTTCAACGTTTCAGTTGAAATAGGAGTTAACAATTGGATTTTACCACTTGGATTTTGAGTCATATCGTCATTACCATTCAGTACACTTGAAGTAGAGGAAGTAGAAAAACAAGTGATAGATCTTATCAGAGCCAATCCTAAATAATTAGTCTCTAAAGAGGGtattcttccttgaacaTACAGTTCTCCGCTCTGATCTTCTGACCCACTAGGTTCAGAACGATCGGTTTCGACTAGAGCTACTATTGAACCATTTAACGCAATTgacaaatcatcaaacaagattccttcattaccttcaccaaTAAGATAGACCTTGTTAATTATCTTGTTTACACCATATTCTACTTGCCATGGATTTATCGCTAGGATGGGTTTACTGAAGTCCCACCTTGTTCTACTCTTTGCGGTAGCTTCAGTATCATTGGAAGTCGGAGACGATATCGAACAATGGAAatatgatatgattgataaaACTCTGAAATCGGCTGCGGTAAATCTTGCTTGTAATGCAGTGGTAGGTGCTGATTCAAGTTTatattcttttcttttggagGTATTATCGGTAGAATACAAATCAGGTAGATGGTTGGTATTGTAAGGTGGTGAGTTTGTCCAACCATTTCCTTGACTATGACTGTTTCCATTCCGAGTGTAAGATGTGTCAAATTCATTATGACTCGTAATCGAATTAAAGGTATAGATATGGTTTGGTTCTGCTATTTGTTCAATTGAACGTAGCAGATCTTCTCCTAAACCTTTCACCCATCCTTGAGTATTTATTACCAAAGGTatgatatcattgatcttaCTTGAAGAGTCAActtcacttgatgatgagaatgatgcatgttgatgttgaatatCGAATTTGTATATCTCAATCAAATgttgaatggatgagatATATTCGTCGGGACATGTAAGTGGTGTAAAAGTACCTAGATAATGAGCTCGATAAGGTATCAATGGATGTGTGAAAGATGGACCTATATTAGAACAATCGAACATTTCATCAATTTCCATTATAACTTTTTTCTATATGACTGAACAAAGATAACTCACCTATAACCTGTTTATCCAATATCCACAAACCAACAATACCACCAGGACTAAATTCGCCTTGACCAAGATCACATTCCAACCAAGCTACTTTTTCATATTTCTCCAACAAGTTATTGAGAATTGATCTAGCGAACGTTGATTTTCCGGTTCGTTTAGGTCCTTTTACAATTCCTACGAAAGGTTCTTCTGCTGACTCGTAATGGGTCAATGAGTTTGACTGCGTTGCGTTCAAAGggagagatgatgataatgcttCTGACCATGTAGGGGGTGTGATATGTGGATATATGGGAGTAGGGAATGATCCAATGACCTAAAAATCGATAACAGATCAGCTGAGTTTTTCCTGGTTTATATATCTCGTATCAGAGAGATGCGCAAGCTTACAGGGTGAACACCTCTCAACCCCCAATTCCCAATCTCTTCCAACCAGATATGAGCGAATCCCGGTATCGCCCCAAACCTCAATCCATCAATCCCACATGGATTTTCTCTGATAAGGAAAAGCGTTCCTGTCTTGATAAACTTCTTTGGAAGTCTCAAGTCGTTCAACCATGTCACTGATTTGGCCGACGATGTAGCTGGAGATGGAGCTATAATTGGTATAGGATGCGAAGTAGGAGCGAATATTTGATGGGACGATTCATCTGAAGAAAGTACACAAGATGATATTGTGATAGATCGGGAGAGTGGGGTAAGGATATATGTACCTGCAATAATGAGAGTCTAAAGATCGTTCATCAGCTTTTATAATATTCCGCGAAATTAGACGGGATGATATAGCTGACCTCATCCTTTGCTAGACTGAGAATCAAACCATCTCCAGAATATTCATCTTGTAACCCAGATGCactcaattcatcttcagacATCTTGTACAAATTGATCCCTTCAATTGGATTAAAATTGGACGTATTACTTATCGAATCCAATACCGCCGGTCTACATTGTAACGGAATATTAGCCAAGTGCCCCTATGTTTTTTCCAAGATCTCAAGCAGCTCACTTGGTCTTGGTTCTACGGGATGGACCCGGAGTCGAATCAGTAGACATTGGTAATGCCCATTTAAttctaccttcatcaacttcattgatggcttcttcgtcttcccctgaaccttcttcttcagctataTCAGCATCACTGTCTCCTACTGATGAATCATCAGAATCGGATGGGTATTCGTTCGATATTTCAGCAGGTACAGCAGGTGAAAATCGTCTTTTCCTATTTTGATTTACAGTAGTATTATTGGCTTGAGTTGGGGGAATAGTTATTCTCGGTTGTTCGGTAGATGCATTATAATATCTTTGAGGAGGTGTAGGTATATTACCAGAAGGTGATCTCcttatcttcctcttcttgttcgagGTTGAcataggtggaggaggagtaCTTGATTCTCCCTCAGACTCGGACTCGGAACTGCCTTCGCCTTCGCTCTCCTCAATATCGGCTGCAGGACTGGGTGATCTGCCTTTCAACGGTGTTGAGCTTGATGGTGAgggagctgaagatgaggctGCCAAAGCTGCAGCCCGTCTCGCTGCCAGTGCTGACATGTCGTATTGGTGCCAGATGTCAAAGTTCCGATGTATCTGCACAACAGTCAACAGGTGTTGACAGTGATATCCTTCTTAGCCAAAACAGCTGTAAACATCTCCTAGAAATCAATTATCGCAATAATAATTTTCGACCCAAAAAAAAAGCTGGAACACTGCATGTGGGGCTCCACGATATAaaacggaatcaaatttcaGTAGTTGCGCAACTTCGACTCATTTTGTTggatactcgagtatagTGGATATCTCTCCTCTTATATTTCTCAGCTATTCTTCTATTGTCATTCTTGCGCGAATACCTCTTGAAGCCAGTACATCGACACAGCTGGAAtccaaagagaaatcaacaACGATGAGCGGTCAGAATATTCGTCAAGTGGACGGACTGCTGATGCACATTCATGATCCATCAAAAGGACCTGTGTGAGTGAagtctctctctctctctctctctctctctctccctctctctctctctctctctctctctctctctctctctcttttctcttgGGTACTTCAAGTGACCAGCGCTCCGCCTCACTCCAGTCAAGATAATGAGCTGATATACCCAATTGATCTCTCAGACTGCCCAAGGACGGTGAAAGAAACGTTCTTATCACTTCGGCCTTACCATGTAAGCTTCAATAATCTCGAGCATAAGCACAAAGGGATGTCTTCTAACGGGGAGAGAATGGGTGGGAATGTAGATGTCAACAATGTCCCTCATTTAGGTAACATCATTGGGTGAGCAGCTGTGTCTTCAGTGTTACATATAGATATAGCTGAATGAAATCATTACAGGTCAACCCTCTCGGCAGACGTCTTCGCTCGTTATTCTAGGACATTAAATGTTCCCACTCTATATGTAAGCAGAAGAAACGATCCAAAGGGCAGGTCATATGGAGTAAAGACTAACTAGAAGGCTTAGGTTTGTGGAACGGACGAGTATGGTACTGCCACCGAAaccaaagtgagtaattATTTACAAACTCCTTCGTAAGCTAATTCGAATACAggcattggaagaaggtgttaCACCTTTAGAACTTTGTACCAAGTTCCATGCGCTTCATACGGAAATATACAAGTGCGTATACCATACGGCTACCACAACATCATGATCTTAAGCTGACTGCTGTAACTCAGATGGTTCGAGCTCAGTTTTGACAAATGGGGAAGAACTTCTACTCCCGAACATACCAAGTAAGCTTACAAAAAGCATACAACAGATTACAAAGCTGACACAAGacaccacctcttccaatAGAATTACGCAACAAGTCTACCTTGATCTCCACAAAAACGGCTTGTTCCAATTGGAGACTTCCGATCAAACTTATTGTGAAGACGATAAACTTTTCTTGGCTGATCGATTTGTAGAAGGTATATGTCCTCAGTGTCAATATGATGTGAGTTAACTTTTTCTACTCGAGTACGTCGCAACTTGTAGCTTATTCTCCGCTATACCCAAAGGATGCAAGAGGAGATCAATGTGATAAATGTGGTCTCACTTATTCTTCCCCCACAGAATTGATAAATCCAAGATGTAAACGAAACAAGACACATAAGGTTTCAGTCAGACCTTCAACGCACGCATGTATGAGATTAGATTTGTTACAACCTAAATTAGAAGATTGGATGCAAAAAGCCAGAGTGAAAGGTAGATGGGGAAGTAACGCTGTTATCACTGATAAGGGAGAAATTGTGGAACCAAGAATGTTGGGTGGAGGATTACGACCAAGTGCAGTAACTAGAGATTTGAAATGGGGTGTCGAAGTTCCTATAACCGgtgatgaaaaggaagataaagCGTTGGAAGGGAAAGTCATCTGTGAGCCGAACTTCTGCGCTTTGAGCCCTGGTTTTTTGGCTTCATGTGCTAACGGTTCTTTTCCGCGATAGATGTTTGGGTACGTAAATTGTGACTGCAATATCTGCTAGCTGCATTCGAAACTGACTTTGTATCACGCAGTTCGATGCTCCTGTCGGTTATCCTTCGATCACAGCTACCTACACTGATGAATGGGAGAAATGGTGGAAGAACCCTGACAATGTCGAGCTTTATCAATTCATGGGCAAAGATAGTGAGTTATTGGATATATCCTTGTCGTCTGCATCGGCCACCTAACTTTTGCTATTAGACGTATACTTCCACACCGTTCTTTTCCCGGCTATGTTGATCGGTACCGGTCAACCTTGGACTATGTTACACGATATCTCCAGTACTCGTAAGTCACAAACTCAACAAAATGTCGTTGCGAGCGGTATCTGACAAATGTGTAGAGTACTTAAATTACGAGGACACAAAATTCAGTAAAAGTAGGAATATCGGGCAAGTGCATTTTTTGGTCACTTCGAATTGATTTTACTGACATCTTCATTAGTGTCTTCGGTAACAATGCTCGAGAAACTGGTCAACCTCCATCGGTATGGCGATACTATCTCCTTTCTCAACGACCGGAAAACAGTGATTCGTCATTCTTGTGGTCTAATTTCATCGCCGCTAACAACAACGAACTGTTGGCAAACTTGGGTAACTTTGTGAACCGAGTAAGTagtttctttctttcatagCTCTAGTGCGGTATCTAACTGCTAAGGGTTCGATCTCAGGTCGTCAAATTTGTTAATGCCAAATACGATTCAACGGTTCCGGGACCAGCAGGCtttgaaggtggagatgTTGTAGCAGAATCTAATCCATCCACATCGGCAACTCAGCTTGACGCCGACTTTGTAAAAGACATCAACACTCGATTGAAGGAGTACCGTGAATCCATGGATGACACCAAATTGCG
The window above is part of the Kwoniella shivajii chromosome 6, complete sequence genome. Proteins encoded here:
- a CDS encoding methionine-tRNA ligase — translated: MSGQNIRQVDGLLMHIHDPSKGPVLPKDGERNVLITSALPYVNNVPHLGNIIGSTLSADVFARYSRTLNVPTLYVCGTDEYGTATETKALEEGVTPLELCTKFHALHTEIYKWFELSFDKWGRTSTPEHTKITQQVYLDLHKNGLFQLETSDQTYCEDDKLFLADRFVEGICPQCQYDDARGDQCDKCGLTYSSPTELINPRCKRNKTHKVSVRPSTHACMRLDLLQPKLEDWMQKARVKGRWGSNAVITDKGEIVEPRMLGGGLRPSAVTRDLKWGVEVPITGDEKEDKALEGKVIYVWFDAPVGYPSITATYTDEWEKWWKNPDNVELYQFMGKDNVYFHTVLFPAMLIGTGQPWTMLHDISSTQYLNYEDTKFSKSRNIGVFGNNARETGQPPSVWRYYLLSQRPENSDSSFLWSNFIAANNNELLANLGNFVNRVVKFVNAKYDSTVPGPAGFEGGDVVAESNPSTSATQLDADFVKDINTRLKEYRESMDDTKLRNGLATAMSLSSRGNQYLQDNSLDNALLANQPERCGQVLLNAINLIYLLSVVFHPFMPTTSEGILRQLNAPARSLPAQFSIDVLPGHKLGKAEYLFKKIENVDGAQEKAWQKQFGGDSVVADQVTPSGPGGHPEGGKVPKVKDIGDKDKKAAHLAKQAQIVKEKKAAAKEAEKNKTQEEKDLESKVESQGKVVAAIKQGKAQGNADEELAKAKEYKNALAELRKKLKEASISK